A single window of Sneathiella limimaris DNA harbors:
- a CDS encoding SDR family oxidoreductase, which yields MTDKCRILVTGAGGLVGKAFLKLASEQSNFEVLATDIGPIKGLPDNIRYESMDVTSEDPDRLVSQFKPHVVVHLASIVTPPKGTGRDFAYKVDVIGTKNVLQAAIQYGVKRIVVTSSGAAYGYYADNPVPLTEDCQVRGNEEFPYSHHKRLVEEMLATARDKSPALEQVVFRVGTVLGERTDNQITALFQKPKLLGLKGFESPFVFIWTEDLARILFRAVKEGPAGIYNVAGDGAMGISDLAIAMQKKITWIPSWVVKAGLAIAKPLGLSQYGPEQVRFLQYRPVLDNKKLKEVFGYIPEKTSAQVFALWQKSMNL from the coding sequence ATGACTGATAAGTGTCGAATATTGGTAACCGGTGCAGGCGGTTTAGTCGGTAAGGCTTTTTTGAAACTGGCATCCGAACAGTCAAATTTCGAAGTTCTGGCGACAGATATTGGGCCAATAAAAGGTTTGCCGGATAACATCCGATATGAATCTATGGATGTGACATCAGAGGATCCAGATCGTCTGGTATCTCAGTTCAAACCCCATGTCGTAGTCCATTTGGCATCGATCGTAACTCCACCTAAAGGCACTGGTAGAGATTTTGCCTATAAAGTGGATGTCATAGGGACGAAGAACGTTCTTCAGGCTGCCATCCAATATGGGGTGAAGCGAATAGTTGTTACGTCTTCGGGGGCGGCTTATGGGTATTACGCGGACAATCCAGTGCCACTGACAGAAGATTGCCAGGTGAGGGGGAATGAGGAATTCCCTTATTCGCATCATAAGCGGTTGGTTGAAGAAATGCTGGCAACAGCGCGGGATAAATCCCCAGCATTGGAGCAGGTTGTTTTCAGAGTGGGAACGGTGCTTGGGGAGCGAACGGATAATCAGATCACAGCACTTTTCCAGAAACCTAAGCTTCTCGGGTTAAAAGGGTTTGAGAGCCCATTTGTATTCATCTGGACTGAGGATCTCGCGCGCATTTTGTTCAGGGCTGTCAAGGAGGGGCCTGCAGGTATTTACAATGTTGCCGGTGATGGCGCGATGGGCATAAGTGATCTTGCCATTGCCATGCAAAAAAAGATTACCTGGATACCTTCTTGGGTGGTTAAGGCAGGGTTGGCTATCGCAAAGCCTTTAGGGTTATCGCAATACGGGCCTGAACAGGTTCGCTTCCTGCAATATCGGCCAGTTCTCGATAATAAAAAGCTGAAGGAAGTGTTTGGGTACATACCCGAAAAAACAAGCGCTCAGGTGTTTGCGTTATGGCAGAAGAGTATGAACTTATGA
- a CDS encoding LysR family transcriptional regulator, which produces MPDRFETMSILISVIDAGSLTAGAKALRMPIATVSRRISDLEQQLGTELLLRSPRGLTLTDTGVAYAAACRKIIDEVNEAERAASGEFTSPKGKLTMTAPIVFGRLHVLPAINSFLMAYPEVSVDLEQTDRPVNLLEEHLDLAVRIGPLADSPLKARRLGEIRQVVVASPDYLENKGRPLKPTDLCDFDCISFRSLVGVSYWDFFDEPKKMTVPVPTRLAVNTAEAAVLAAEEGVGVTRVLCYQVADALRAGRLQLILEDYELPPWPVHMLYEDRSLIPQKIRAFLDFAAPRISKELALALV; this is translated from the coding sequence ATGCCGGATCGATTTGAAACCATGTCCATTCTGATCTCTGTGATTGATGCAGGGAGCCTGACAGCGGGGGCAAAGGCCTTAAGAATGCCAATTGCAACGGTTAGCCGTAGAATTTCAGATTTGGAGCAACAGTTAGGAACTGAATTATTGCTGCGATCTCCAAGGGGGCTAACCCTTACTGATACAGGGGTTGCTTATGCAGCGGCTTGCCGAAAAATCATTGACGAGGTGAATGAGGCAGAGAGAGCCGCATCCGGTGAATTTACATCTCCGAAGGGTAAATTGACCATGACAGCACCCATTGTTTTTGGTCGATTGCACGTTTTGCCAGCTATCAATAGTTTCTTGATGGCCTACCCGGAAGTATCTGTTGATTTGGAGCAGACTGACCGGCCTGTAAACCTCCTGGAAGAGCATCTTGACTTAGCTGTTCGAATTGGACCACTGGCAGATAGCCCCCTAAAGGCGAGGAGACTGGGTGAGATCCGCCAGGTCGTTGTAGCCAGTCCAGACTACCTGGAGAATAAGGGGCGGCCGCTAAAGCCCACGGACCTTTGTGATTTTGATTGCATCTCTTTTCGGAGCCTTGTGGGTGTATCCTATTGGGACTTTTTTGATGAGCCTAAAAAAATGACGGTTCCAGTCCCAACCCGTTTGGCGGTCAATACGGCTGAGGCAGCCGTGTTGGCGGCTGAAGAGGGAGTTGGGGTAACCCGTGTTCTTTGTTATCAAGTTGCGGATGCGCTTCGGGCGGGACGGCTACAGTTAATCTTGGAGGACTATGAATTGCCGCCTTGGCCAGTTCACATGCTTTATGAGGATAGATCTTTAATTCCTCAAAAAATAAGAGCTTTTTTGGATTTTGCTGCTCCTAGAATTTCCAAGGAATTAGCATTGGCCTTAGTATAA
- a CDS encoding SDR family NAD(P)-dependent oxidoreductase: MAEEYELMKKALITGGAGGLGQALTKQLQAFGWHVIILDVSSQGLKSTEQLEVHLCDLTDKEARSKVVQQVLSQHPKLDLVIYNAGVTQIGSFDQIDMESHRKLFEINYFSAVALAIQLAPAIRAAKGCHLAISSVAGFAPLYHRTSYSASKHALEGFFKSLRSEEKLHGVDVLIAAPSFVATNISKGREGSTGFQRPGSASDAKDAMGPEEAAQEILKGYEKKRSMIPVGRIAKLAWRLNRFFPDFYQSLMEKQISGKD, encoded by the coding sequence ATGGCAGAAGAGTATGAACTTATGAAAAAGGCTCTCATCACTGGGGGAGCTGGCGGTCTTGGCCAGGCCTTAACCAAACAGCTTCAAGCGTTTGGCTGGCATGTCATCATTCTTGATGTGTCTTCACAGGGTCTGAAAAGTACTGAGCAGTTGGAAGTGCACCTTTGCGATCTTACGGATAAAGAAGCGAGATCTAAAGTTGTTCAGCAGGTCCTGTCTCAACATCCGAAACTTGATCTGGTCATCTATAACGCGGGAGTTACTCAAATTGGCTCATTTGATCAGATAGATATGGAAAGTCATCGGAAGCTCTTTGAAATTAATTACTTCTCAGCAGTGGCCCTGGCCATTCAACTTGCACCCGCGATCAGGGCTGCAAAAGGATGCCATTTGGCGATTTCTTCAGTGGCTGGATTTGCGCCTCTCTACCATCGAACCTCCTATTCAGCTTCAAAACATGCATTAGAAGGTTTTTTTAAGTCATTGAGATCAGAAGAAAAACTGCATGGTGTCGATGTATTGATTGCTGCTCCCTCATTCGTTGCGACTAACATCTCGAAGGGTCGTGAAGGCAGCACAGGGTTTCAACGCCCGGGCTCTGCAAGTGACGCGAAGGATGCGATGGGTCCAGAGGAGGCAGCTCAGGAAATTCTGAAGGGTTACGAAAAAAAGCGATCCATGATCCCCGTTGGCCGTATCGCCAAGTTGGCTTGGCGTCTAAATCGTTTCTTCCCAGATTTCTATCAGTCCTTGATGGAGAAGCAGATTTCAGGAAAAGATTAA
- a CDS encoding TetR family transcriptional regulator — MPATRKRAPSKKSLLTKERIFNAAEISFSKQGFEGASLRDIAKLADVPVGLVRHHGGSKEDLFTQTVKRRADQLATIRLRDLETLREQGSLTLSLILDCFFRAYVKLVSDEGESWFNYGRLVAHVSADPRWQQLAADCFDPTTHVFLEEILKLYPEAELHKAATGQVYSVAALLAFFNSTWRIESLGGQSSEASLDDLVKFCAAGMHALLSSNS, encoded by the coding sequence GTGCCCGCCACCAGAAAACGCGCCCCGTCAAAAAAATCACTTCTCACCAAGGAGAGGATTTTCAACGCTGCGGAAATTTCATTTTCCAAACAAGGCTTTGAGGGAGCTTCCTTAAGAGATATCGCAAAGCTGGCAGACGTACCTGTCGGCCTCGTCCGTCATCATGGGGGAAGTAAAGAAGACCTATTCACGCAAACTGTAAAGCGCCGGGCGGATCAACTTGCCACTATTCGTTTGAGGGATCTTGAAACTTTGCGTGAACAGGGTTCCTTGACCCTCTCTTTGATCCTGGACTGTTTTTTCAGAGCATATGTCAAACTTGTATCTGATGAAGGAGAAAGCTGGTTCAATTATGGTCGACTTGTCGCTCATGTATCGGCAGATCCCAGATGGCAACAGCTTGCTGCCGACTGCTTCGATCCCACAACTCATGTTTTCCTAGAGGAAATCCTAAAACTCTATCCAGAGGCTGAGTTGCACAAAGCCGCGACAGGTCAGGTATATTCTGTTGCTGCATTGCTGGCATTTTTTAACTCTACATGGCGAATTGAAAGTCTCGGCGGACAATCCAGTGAGGCCTCACTTGATGATCTTGTGAAGTTTTGCGCCGCAGGAATGCACGCTCTGCTATCTTCTAATTCCTGA
- a CDS encoding carboxymuconolactone decarboxylase family protein encodes MSRITIPATIEEAPVASQPLLQNVKQMLGSVPNLFRLASVSPAALEGYLGIFGALGKGALPAATRERVALAVSQINGCGYCLSAHTYLGKNLAKLDDAEILANRNGHSNDAKADAAVRFAVKVTNEKGRVSSDDLRAIRDAGYDDAQIIEIVQHVALNTWTNYLNSVAETEIDFPAIDDQQIAS; translated from the coding sequence ATGTCCCGTATCACAATCCCAGCAACTATCGAAGAAGCTCCAGTCGCGTCTCAACCTTTGTTACAAAATGTGAAACAGATGCTTGGCAGTGTCCCAAATTTGTTCCGCCTCGCCAGTGTGAGCCCAGCTGCACTCGAGGGTTATCTTGGTATTTTCGGCGCTCTGGGAAAAGGAGCTTTACCAGCCGCAACAAGAGAGAGAGTTGCGCTCGCTGTTTCTCAGATTAACGGATGTGGTTACTGCCTGTCAGCGCATACATACCTTGGCAAAAACCTAGCTAAGTTGGATGACGCTGAAATACTTGCTAACCGAAATGGTCACTCAAACGATGCAAAAGCTGATGCCGCTGTTCGTTTCGCCGTCAAAGTCACAAACGAAAAAGGACGCGTCTCATCTGACGATCTCCGGGCCATTCGCGATGCCGGATATGATGACGCACAAATCATTGAAATTGTCCAGCATGTCGCCCTCAACACCTGGACAAACTACCTCAACAGTGTCGCTGAAACTGAAATCGATTTCCCTGCTATCGACGATCAGCAGATCGCGAGTTGA
- a CDS encoding MBL fold metallo-hydrolase RNA specificity domain-containing protein: MKLSFLGATGTVTGSKYLLETSDARVLVDCGLFQGLKELRLRNWARLPLDPSSIDAVILTHAHIDHSGYLPLLVREGFSGPVYCSEATADLCRILLPDSAHLQEEDANRANRYGYSKHHPALPLYTIKDAEVALTHLRPVSFGDFHSLSGELVFQLTHAGHILGAACVTVKNSQKTITFSGDLGRPEDPVMRPPAQIQQTDILLLESTYGDRLHETTAPLDQLEDVILRTIKRGGTLIIPAFAVGRAQSLLFLIHQLKEADRIPHMPVYLDSPMAISATELLHRHSSEHRLSRQTCNTMCHNVIYTKTVDQSKEIYSKNNNMPSIIVSASGMATGGRVLHHLKHFIENPNNTILFTGFQAEGTRGQRILQGEKTIRIHGYDYAVNAEIQILDNLSAHSDWQEIMEWLKGFREPPQETFITHGEASAARTLKERIEAELGWKVSVPEYLEEVEF, translated from the coding sequence ATGAAGCTTTCTTTCCTTGGTGCGACCGGCACCGTCACCGGATCAAAATATCTACTCGAAACATCAGATGCCAGGGTTCTGGTAGATTGTGGTCTGTTTCAAGGTTTAAAAGAGCTGCGACTGAGGAATTGGGCGAGATTACCGCTCGACCCCTCCTCAATTGATGCTGTTATCCTGACCCACGCACATATCGATCATAGTGGCTATTTACCACTTCTCGTTCGGGAGGGCTTTTCAGGCCCAGTTTATTGTTCAGAGGCTACTGCTGATCTGTGCCGTATCCTTCTGCCAGATAGCGCACATCTTCAGGAAGAAGACGCAAACCGGGCCAATCGCTATGGGTATTCAAAACATCACCCGGCCCTTCCCCTCTACACAATCAAAGATGCGGAAGTTGCCCTAACGCATTTACGGCCTGTTTCTTTTGGTGATTTCCATTCCCTCAGCGGAGAGCTCGTGTTCCAGTTGACCCACGCGGGACATATTTTGGGAGCCGCTTGCGTTACCGTGAAAAACAGCCAGAAAACCATTACTTTTTCTGGTGATTTGGGTCGCCCGGAAGATCCGGTCATGCGCCCCCCTGCGCAAATTCAGCAAACGGATATACTGTTACTGGAATCCACTTACGGAGACAGATTACACGAAACGACTGCCCCTCTCGATCAGTTGGAAGATGTGATATTAAGAACCATAAAACGCGGGGGTACTTTAATAATTCCAGCCTTTGCTGTAGGGCGTGCTCAAAGTCTTCTTTTCTTAATCCATCAACTGAAAGAAGCTGACCGAATTCCCCATATGCCAGTTTATTTAGACAGCCCCATGGCGATCAGTGCAACAGAGCTGTTGCATCGCCACTCTTCAGAACATCGACTGTCCCGGCAAACTTGCAACACAATGTGCCATAATGTGATTTACACAAAAACGGTCGATCAGTCGAAAGAGATCTACAGTAAAAACAATAACATGCCCTCAATTATTGTCTCTGCCAGCGGTATGGCAACCGGTGGGCGTGTTTTGCATCATCTAAAGCATTTCATCGAAAACCCGAATAACACAATTCTATTCACTGGCTTTCAGGCCGAAGGCACCCGAGGCCAACGAATTCTGCAGGGCGAAAAAACAATCCGCATCCACGGTTACGACTATGCAGTCAACGCCGAAATCCAAATTTTGGATAACCTCTCGGCACATAGCGACTGGCAAGAAATTATGGAGTGGCTCAAAGGTTTCAGAGAACCACCGCAAGAAACCTTCATCACCCATGGCGAGGCATCTGCAGCTCGGACACTAAAAGAACGGATTGAAGCCGAACTTGGCTGGAAAGTTTCTGTTCCTGAATATCTGGAAGAAGTGGAGTTTTGA
- a CDS encoding LysR family transcriptional regulator, with protein sequence MKHLQTFFLIEAVNRAGSIRKAAEDMNITASALNRRIQRFEAEFGSQIFERLPRGVRLNPAGELVIQHIRSQVSELERVQNQVADLSGERRGHISIACSQAMLPYFLPAEIARYREEHPGVSFSVNVRDRAQAEQDLSTFASDLALVFEPVHLVDFEILCSIPQPVTVLMAPDHPLAEKKELRLRDCLDYAHILPSHHIGVRHLIETSAHRLSRTTAPIVETDSFEFIRHYVLQEKCIGFQIPIGLQVNPSRPMVLKEISSKDIPIGHLFLGQLKGRTLPVAPSRFALRLAAILEERYNKNL encoded by the coding sequence ATGAAGCACTTGCAAACATTCTTTCTGATTGAAGCGGTCAACAGGGCTGGGTCTATTCGAAAAGCTGCTGAGGATATGAACATTACAGCTTCAGCACTGAACAGAAGGATTCAGAGATTTGAAGCCGAGTTTGGCTCCCAAATCTTTGAGCGTTTGCCACGAGGGGTCCGCTTAAACCCTGCGGGTGAGTTAGTCATTCAACATATTCGAAGTCAGGTCTCGGAATTGGAGCGCGTCCAAAACCAAGTCGCTGATCTTTCTGGTGAGAGGAGGGGGCATATTTCCATAGCGTGTTCGCAGGCCATGCTTCCCTATTTCTTGCCTGCTGAAATCGCCAGATATCGGGAGGAGCATCCGGGTGTCAGTTTTTCTGTAAATGTAAGGGACCGAGCACAGGCAGAGCAGGATCTGAGCACATTTGCCAGTGATTTGGCGTTAGTGTTCGAACCGGTTCATCTGGTCGACTTTGAGATTTTATGTTCAATACCGCAACCGGTGACAGTTTTGATGGCACCAGATCATCCACTTGCAGAAAAGAAGGAGCTCCGTCTCAGGGATTGCCTGGACTATGCGCATATTTTACCGTCTCATCATATCGGCGTCCGCCACTTGATTGAAACATCTGCTCATAGACTTTCTCGAACGACAGCACCCATCGTGGAAACCGATTCCTTTGAATTTATTCGCCACTATGTTTTGCAGGAAAAATGTATTGGATTTCAAATTCCAATTGGCTTGCAGGTCAATCCATCCCGTCCGATGGTTTTAAAAGAAATATCGAGTAAAGACATTCCCATTGGGCATTTGTTCCTTGGTCAGCTAAAGGGGCGAACCTTGCCCGTGGCACCTTCGCGATTTGCGCTTCGTTTAGCTGCTATCTTGGAAGAGCGATACAATAAAAATTTGTGA
- a CDS encoding flavin-containing monooxygenase, protein MNNPIKRYALIGAGPMGLAMAKVLKELDIPFQGFEMHSDVGGLWDIDGPKSTMYETAHLISSKKMTEFTDFPMEESVAEYPSHKEMKSYFRAFADHYKLRENYRFNAEVLNVVPVGKSGEGWTFTWKDNEGAHSDVFAGVLIANGTLSEPNMPSFPGEFSGELIHSSKYRYPEQFKGKKVLVVGAGNSGCDIAVDAIHHASSCDLSLRRGYYFVPKYVFGKPADTLGGMIKLPMWLKRKVDGMILKWFVGNPQKYGFPKPDYKLYESHPIVNSLVLYHAGHGDIRIRPDVEVMSGKSVTFKDGSQAEYDMILAATGYKLHYPFIDQELLNWTGDAPHLFLNAFHPSRDDLFVLGMVEASGLGWQGRHEQAEMVGRYIKGLEAGSATAMELQATKSRNFERATGGVDYLKLPRMAYYVDKATYRKSVNDWIGRLKGNQA, encoded by the coding sequence ATGAATAATCCGATAAAACGGTATGCCTTGATAGGGGCAGGACCGATGGGTCTTGCGATGGCCAAAGTCCTAAAGGAGTTGGATATTCCTTTTCAGGGCTTTGAGATGCATTCTGACGTTGGGGGTCTTTGGGATATCGATGGTCCCAAGTCCACGATGTATGAAACTGCCCATCTAATTTCGTCAAAAAAGATGACGGAATTTACGGATTTCCCCATGGAGGAGAGTGTTGCTGAATACCCCTCTCACAAGGAAATGAAGAGTTATTTTCGGGCATTTGCAGATCACTATAAGCTGAGGGAAAACTATCGTTTCAATGCTGAAGTGTTGAACGTAGTGCCAGTTGGAAAATCTGGAGAAGGCTGGACTTTTACCTGGAAAGACAATGAGGGGGCTCATTCAGATGTGTTTGCGGGTGTTTTGATCGCTAACGGAACCCTTTCTGAACCTAATATGCCCTCTTTCCCTGGCGAATTTAGCGGTGAATTAATTCATTCCAGCAAGTATCGTTACCCAGAGCAGTTTAAGGGTAAAAAAGTCCTTGTTGTTGGTGCTGGAAATTCCGGTTGTGATATCGCGGTGGATGCAATCCATCATGCGTCTAGTTGTGACCTTTCTTTACGCCGCGGATATTACTTTGTGCCCAAATACGTATTTGGCAAACCGGCAGATACTCTTGGGGGAATGATAAAGCTTCCTATGTGGTTGAAGCGAAAAGTGGATGGGATGATCCTCAAATGGTTTGTTGGAAATCCTCAGAAATATGGATTCCCAAAGCCTGATTATAAACTATATGAAAGTCACCCCATTGTTAATTCTTTGGTCCTTTATCATGCGGGCCATGGAGATATCAGAATTCGCCCGGATGTAGAAGTAATGTCGGGAAAGTCGGTCACTTTTAAAGATGGGTCCCAGGCCGAATACGACATGATCCTGGCTGCGACAGGTTACAAACTTCATTACCCGTTTATAGATCAAGAACTTCTGAATTGGACAGGCGACGCCCCCCATTTATTTCTGAACGCGTTCCATCCCAGCCGGGATGATCTGTTTGTCTTAGGAATGGTAGAGGCTAGTGGCCTTGGCTGGCAAGGCCGCCATGAGCAGGCAGAAATGGTTGGCAGATACATCAAGGGGCTGGAGGCCGGAAGTGCTACTGCTATGGAGTTGCAAGCCACTAAATCCAGAAATTTTGAACGTGCAACAGGGGGAGTGGATTACCTGAAACTACCGCGCATGGCTTATTACGTGGATAAAGCAACTTATCGGAAATCGGTTAATGACTGGATTGGTCGCTTGAAAGGTAATCAGGCATGA
- a CDS encoding APC family permease has protein sequence MATDLEEKPTLNRQLSLSLLTLYGLGVTVGAGIYVLVGATASKAGIHAPIAFLLAACVVAFTGFSYSELSTRFPVSAGEAEYVRRGFRSNFLSLIVGLLVVLSGIVSSAAVSIGAVGYLQTFIPLNETTLVTIVISIIGLIAIWGIVESVTLASILTLIELSGLALVIGYGVANKPDLLTDIPNILPEFNVEEWGGILSAGLLAFFAFVGFEDMANVAEEVKNPEKNLPRGIFLTLILSTLIYFCVVTTVVLSVPMDQLVQSSAPLQLVFEGASPLLTSVFVLIAIFATLNGVLVQIIMASRVIYGLSIQGNLPEFLGNINAKTRTPLNATVLVTLIVLALALFFPIVKLAETTSSVVLSVFCLVNLALIFVKLRAELPETKAFIVPIWVPICGLLTSLGLLLSQFLTL, from the coding sequence ATGGCAACTGACTTAGAAGAAAAACCAACTTTAAACCGGCAGCTTTCTTTGAGCCTTCTTACTCTTTATGGTCTCGGAGTTACAGTGGGTGCAGGCATTTATGTGTTGGTCGGTGCGACTGCCAGCAAAGCCGGTATTCATGCGCCAATTGCTTTCTTGTTGGCGGCCTGCGTTGTCGCTTTCACAGGATTTTCTTACTCGGAGCTCTCTACCCGTTTTCCAGTTTCAGCGGGCGAGGCTGAATATGTCCGTAGGGGCTTTAGATCAAATTTTCTCTCATTGATTGTTGGGTTATTGGTTGTCCTCTCAGGCATTGTTTCCTCAGCCGCAGTCTCCATTGGTGCCGTCGGCTATCTACAAACCTTTATTCCGTTAAATGAAACTACTCTTGTCACAATCGTAATCTCCATCATTGGGTTAATTGCAATATGGGGAATTGTCGAGTCAGTAACGCTGGCTTCCATTCTGACTTTGATCGAACTAAGTGGATTGGCTCTGGTTATTGGATACGGTGTTGCGAACAAACCTGATTTGCTCACAGACATACCAAATATCCTGCCCGAATTTAACGTCGAAGAATGGGGGGGAATATTATCAGCCGGCTTACTCGCCTTCTTTGCCTTCGTTGGCTTTGAAGACATGGCCAATGTAGCCGAAGAGGTCAAGAACCCAGAAAAAAATCTCCCAAGAGGCATATTCCTCACGCTGATCTTATCAACTTTGATCTATTTTTGCGTTGTCACCACGGTTGTTCTCTCGGTCCCGATGGACCAGCTCGTACAATCATCTGCTCCTCTTCAGCTGGTTTTCGAAGGTGCATCGCCATTACTTACGTCAGTATTTGTCCTGATCGCAATTTTCGCCACTTTGAACGGCGTTCTGGTTCAAATCATTATGGCGTCCAGAGTAATTTACGGCCTCAGCATTCAAGGTAACCTCCCTGAATTTCTTGGTAACATTAATGCAAAAACCCGTACCCCTTTAAACGCGACTGTCTTAGTCACTCTGATCGTTTTAGCCCTCGCATTATTTTTCCCGATCGTCAAACTGGCAGAGACCACTTCCTCAGTTGTACTTTCTGTGTTCTGTCTCGTAAATCTGGCTCTTATTTTCGTCAAACTCAGAGCAGAACTCCCAGAAACCAAAGCATTCATTGTCCCAATCTGGGTTCCAATATGTGGATTACTGACAAGTCTTGGGCTGCTATTGAGCCAATTTTTGACACTCTGA
- a CDS encoding bile acid:sodium symporter family protein: MTGIDDVTLNFSPGSMWILNAVLAIVMFSIALDLAPSDFHRLRKAPKALLVGFFSQFIVLPVLTFLMVLAIEPRPSIALGLMLVAACPGGNISNFITHRAGGNAALSVSMTGIATVAAILITPFNIAFWGSLYPPTHAILQQTSIDPVQIAITVGLMLVLPLILGVQCNHRYPSVAAKIRRPLQWVAMIIFIAFVILALAANWSYFLAYAGAVAGLVILHNSLALIGGWITATAFRLSPFDRRAITIETGIQNSALGLVLIFAFFNGLGGMAVVAAFWGIWHAISGLGLAFLFARTEAPR, encoded by the coding sequence ATGACTGGTATTGATGATGTGACATTGAATTTCAGTCCGGGGTCCATGTGGATCTTAAATGCTGTCCTGGCGATCGTAATGTTTTCAATTGCTCTGGATTTAGCGCCCTCAGATTTTCATCGCTTGAGAAAAGCGCCGAAGGCATTATTGGTTGGTTTCTTCTCTCAGTTTATTGTTTTGCCAGTGCTAACTTTTCTAATGGTGCTAGCGATTGAGCCCCGTCCGTCGATAGCGCTTGGCTTAATGTTGGTTGCCGCTTGTCCTGGTGGAAATATATCCAACTTCATTACCCATAGAGCGGGGGGTAACGCAGCCCTTTCTGTTTCCATGACAGGCATTGCAACAGTGGCGGCTATTTTGATCACGCCATTTAACATTGCCTTTTGGGGAAGCTTGTATCCGCCGACCCACGCGATTTTGCAGCAGACCTCAATTGATCCAGTCCAAATTGCTATAACGGTTGGATTGATGCTTGTTTTGCCGTTAATCCTAGGGGTCCAGTGCAATCACCGGTACCCATCAGTCGCAGCAAAAATTCGAAGACCGCTTCAGTGGGTCGCAATGATCATTTTCATCGCCTTTGTCATCCTGGCGCTTGCTGCGAACTGGTCCTATTTCCTGGCTTACGCTGGGGCCGTGGCAGGGTTGGTAATCTTGCATAATTCTCTGGCTTTGATCGGTGGATGGATTACAGCAACAGCATTTCGTCTGTCTCCTTTTGATCGCAGGGCAATCACGATCGAGACTGGAATTCAGAACTCAGCATTAGGTCTTGTACTTATATTTGCCTTTTTTAATGGGTTGGGGGGAATGGCTGTTGTAGCTGCCTTTTGGGGTATTTGGCATGCGATTTCAGGTCTTGGTCTTGCTTTTTTGTTCGCCCGGACAGAGGCACCGCGATGA